One Helianthus annuus cultivar XRQ/B chromosome 7, HanXRQr2.0-SUNRISE, whole genome shotgun sequence genomic region harbors:
- the LOC110868405 gene encoding histone H2A, with translation MEAKKGAGGRKAGGPKKKPVSRSVKAGLQFPVGRLGRYLKKGRYAQRVGTGAPVYLAAVLEYLAAEVLELAGNAARDNKKNRIIPRHVLLAVRNDEELGKLLAGVTIAHGGVLPNINPVLLPKKAAAKEATKSPAKVTKSPKKA, from the exons ATGGAGGCTAAAAAGGGTGCCGGTGGTAGAAAGGCTGGTGGTCCTAAGAAGAAACCGGTTTCCCGGTCTGTGAAAGCCGGTCTCCAGTTCCCTGTTGGCAGGCTCGGTCGTTACCTCAAAAAAGGCCGCTATGCACAGCGTGTAGGCACCGGTGCTCCGGTCTACCTTGCCGCCGTTCTCGAGTACCTTGCTGCTGaa GTTTTGGAGTTGGCGGGAAATGCAGCAAGGGACAACAAGAAGAACAGGATTATTCCGAGACATGTTTTGTTGGCGGTGAGGAATGATGAAGAGCTTGGAAAGCTTCTAGCGGGTGTGACGATTGCTCATGGTGGTGTTCTTCCCAATATTAACCCGGTTCTTTTGCCAAAGAAGGCTGCTGCAAAGGAGGCTACAAAATCTCCAGCAAAAGTGACTAAATCACCAAAGAAAGCCTAG